A stretch of the bacterium genome encodes the following:
- the hypB gene encoding hydrogenase nickel incorporation protein HypB translates to MSDTIRLEKKVLSRNDMLAAELRELFREKGVAVMNMVSSPGSGKTSLLEKTLGSLSETLSIGVIEGDIQTENDALRIAATGVPVHQIQTGGACHLEAEMIRRALDHFSLEDLDLLIIENVGNLVCPSAFDLGEGIRVSVISVTEGDDKPLKYPSMFHSADVMVVNKMDLLPYTDFSVEKAVAGARSLNPGIRILETSCRTGEGLDSWSEFVKEFTRKQVSGV, encoded by the coding sequence TTGTCCGACACGATCAGACTCGAAAAGAAGGTCCTTTCCCGCAACGACATGCTCGCCGCAGAGCTCAGGGAGCTGTTCCGGGAAAAGGGCGTTGCCGTCATGAACATGGTCAGTTCACCCGGTTCCGGGAAGACGTCCCTCCTCGAAAAGACCCTCGGGTCCCTTTCGGAGACGCTGTCCATAGGCGTCATCGAGGGGGACATCCAGACCGAAAACGACGCCCTGCGTATCGCCGCCACCGGGGTCCCCGTCCACCAGATCCAGACGGGCGGAGCGTGCCACCTGGAGGCTGAAATGATCAGGAGGGCTCTTGATCATTTCAGCCTGGAGGATCTCGATCTCCTCATTATTGAAAATGTCGGGAACCTGGTATGTCCCTCGGCCTTCGACCTGGGGGAGGGGATCAGGGTTTCGGTCATCAGCGTCACCGAGGGGGACGATAAACCGCTCAAGTACCCTTCCATGTTCCACTCGGCCGACGTCATGGTGGTCAACAAGATGGATCTTTTGCCCTACACCGATTTTTCTGTGGAAAAGGCGGTCGCAGGCGCCCGTTCCCTCAATCCGGGCATCCGCATACTGGAAACGTCGTGTCGTACTGGAGAAGGACTGGACAGCTGGTCCGAATTCGTCAAGGAATTCACGAGGAAACAAGTGTCTGGTGTCTAG
- the hypA gene encoding hydrogenase maturation nickel metallochaperone HypA, translating into MHELSIAMEILEIVEKEALKHGAGAVRKVRLKVGDLSGVETDSLTFSFDAIKGEKKLAGKADLLIQRTPARIRCKPCGADFEGRSGFIVSCPECEGFDTRLLAGDELEIVDIEID; encoded by the coding sequence TTGCACGAGCTTTCCATCGCCATGGAGATCCTGGAGATCGTCGAGAAGGAAGCCCTCAAACACGGGGCCGGCGCCGTCAGGAAGGTGCGCCTGAAGGTCGGCGACCTTTCCGGTGTGGAAACCGATTCCCTGACCTTCAGCTTCGACGCCATCAAGGGCGAAAAGAAGCTGGCGGGCAAGGCCGACCTGCTCATCCAGCGGACCCCGGCACGGATCAGATGCAAACCGTGCGGCGCCGATTTCGAGGGGAGGAGCGGATTTATCGTAAGCTGCCCTGAATGTGAGGGGTTCGACACCCGGCTTCTGGCCGGTGATGAACTGGAGATCGTGGATATAGAGATAGATTGA
- a CDS encoding HyaD/HybD family hydrogenase maturation endopeptidase — protein MGQPDTTGKTVILGVGNVLLRDEGVGVHVVTNLQGYPLPDNIEVIEGGTDGFKLFHLIMEADRLIVVDCVKGGDEPSSIYRFDIDDFDHLPDLYKTSVHQISIAEVVNLSGTMRTPPHTTIIGIEPAELTMSMELSPAIREKLPRVLEIVLETAGLDPEDYREHIDRPLVQPGPPSYS, from the coding sequence ATGGGGCAGCCGGATACCACAGGCAAGACAGTGATCCTGGGAGTGGGGAACGTGCTCCTGAGGGACGAGGGCGTCGGAGTTCATGTCGTCACAAACCTCCAGGGGTACCCCCTCCCTGATAATATCGAGGTCATCGAAGGCGGTACGGACGGTTTCAAGCTGTTTCATCTCATCATGGAAGCAGACAGGCTCATCGTCGTCGATTGTGTCAAGGGCGGCGATGAGCCTTCCTCTATCTACAGGTTCGACATCGACGATTTCGATCATCTCCCTGATCTGTACAAAACCTCCGTCCACCAGATCAGCATCGCCGAGGTCGTCAACCTGTCCGGGACCATGAGGACGCCGCCTCACACCACCATCATCGGGATCGAACCGGCCGAACTCACAATGTCCATGGAGCTGTCTCCCGCCATCCGGGAAAAACTTCCCAGGGTACTGGAGATCGTGCTTGAGACGGCAGGTCTCGACCCGGAAGATTACCGCGAACATATCGATCGTCCCCTGGTCCAGCCCGGCCCACCCAGTTATTCCTGA
- a CDS encoding cytochrome b/b6 domain-containing protein, giving the protein MAKKHYDHPIPARIMHHTHLVSMIVLASTGFFIHKPNFSLAGIDMNMARFLHFVFGFVILLNSVTRVYWAIFGTPRDIKYFMPEKKNRGKLFPYMAYYYFLRKTKPATSKYNGWQKSTYVIWTIAVWFMALTGFAMLWKTDPFWASVVAAFGGLSMIHAIHYLVMWFFMFTILFHVYLSVFEDFKSVLQMFFGIKPEEA; this is encoded by the coding sequence ATGGCCAAAAAACATTACGACCATCCGATACCGGCGAGGATCATGCACCACACGCACCTCGTCAGCATGATCGTGTTAGCCTCCACCGGGTTCTTTATCCACAAACCCAACTTCAGCCTGGCGGGGATCGACATGAACATGGCGAGATTTTTGCACTTCGTATTCGGTTTCGTGATCCTTCTCAACTCGGTGACCCGCGTCTACTGGGCCATCTTCGGCACACCCCGCGACATCAAGTACTTCATGCCGGAGAAGAAGAACAGGGGCAAGCTGTTCCCCTATATGGCCTACTACTACTTCCTCAGGAAGACAAAGCCGGCGACATCCAAGTACAACGGATGGCAGAAGAGCACCTACGTGATCTGGACCATCGCGGTCTGGTTCATGGCCCTTACAGGCTTTGCGATGCTGTGGAAGACAGATCCCTTCTGGGCTTCGGTGGTAGCCGCCTTCGGCGGACTGAGCATGATCCACGCCATTCACTACCTGGTGATGTGGTTCTTCATGTTCACGATCCTGTTCCACGTGTACCTGTCCGTGTTTGAAGACTTCAAATCGGTCCTCCAGATGTTTTTCGGTATCAAGCCCGAGGAAGCCTAG
- a CDS encoding nickel-dependent hydrogenase large subunit: MGQRITVDPVTRIEGHLKIDVEIENGVVKDAWSSGTMARGFEALLTGKDPRDASYVTSRFCGVCFSVHQMASAACLDDAFGAQVPDGGRIMRNLLMGTEYLYDHIIHFYHLTALDYLDIMAIAGYSGNDAGLNAVKDKIVSLVKRGDTYPLTPRYEPDQWSVADPEIVTMAVAHYLEALKIQVTAKNMGAMLGGGRVPHYQGIVVGGVTQIPNAEQIGRFKSMLDEVVAFIKNVYMKDVLLLGGPGGPLFELAKLGVGGGHYNYLSYGAFPEDASGKNMYFKPGVVRNLNLNKVEAFDQAKVTESVKYAWYKEKAPVHPYDGEQIFDRDKAGAYTFVKAPRYDGMAFEVGPLARMIVEKNPTLLSLVEAGAKPGAVARHAARMIETVALADQMYVWLGQLIEAAGNPGFKIHDGDHWEVPESADGAGFYEAPRGALGHWIRIKGKKIENYQCVVPSTWNASPRDENDVRGQYEEALIGAPVPDPENPINIVRVIRSFDPCLACAIHIIDPGTNQIRKFRIG, encoded by the coding sequence ATGGGCCAGAGGATTACGGTTGATCCTGTCACCAGGATCGAGGGGCACCTCAAGATCGACGTGGAGATCGAAAACGGCGTCGTCAAGGACGCCTGGAGCAGCGGCACCATGGCCCGCGGTTTCGAGGCCCTCCTTACGGGGAAGGACCCCCGGGACGCCAGTTACGTCACCAGCCGGTTCTGCGGCGTGTGTTTTTCCGTCCACCAGATGGCTTCGGCCGCCTGCCTGGACGACGCCTTTGGGGCCCAGGTTCCCGACGGCGGGCGCATCATGCGGAACCTGCTCATGGGGACCGAGTATCTCTACGATCATATCATTCACTTCTATCACCTGACCGCTCTTGATTACCTGGATATCATGGCCATCGCCGGCTATTCAGGTAACGACGCCGGCCTGAACGCGGTCAAGGACAAGATCGTCAGCCTCGTCAAGAGGGGCGACACCTACCCCCTGACTCCCAGGTATGAGCCCGACCAGTGGTCCGTGGCCGATCCCGAGATCGTCACCATGGCCGTTGCTCACTACCTCGAGGCTCTCAAGATACAGGTCACGGCAAAGAACATGGGCGCCATGCTGGGCGGCGGCCGCGTGCCCCATTACCAGGGCATCGTGGTCGGCGGCGTGACCCAGATCCCCAACGCCGAGCAGATCGGACGGTTCAAGTCCATGCTCGACGAGGTCGTCGCCTTCATCAAGAACGTGTACATGAAGGACGTCCTGCTTCTCGGCGGCCCCGGCGGGCCTCTCTTCGAGCTGGCCAAGCTGGGAGTCGGCGGCGGTCACTACAACTACCTGTCCTACGGCGCCTTCCCCGAGGACGCCTCCGGCAAGAACATGTACTTCAAACCCGGCGTCGTCCGGAACCTGAACCTCAACAAGGTCGAGGCTTTCGACCAGGCGAAGGTCACCGAATCGGTCAAGTACGCCTGGTACAAGGAGAAAGCTCCCGTGCACCCCTACGACGGCGAGCAGATCTTCGACCGGGACAAGGCAGGCGCTTACACCTTCGTCAAGGCCCCGCGCTACGACGGAATGGCTTTCGAGGTCGGACCTCTCGCCAGGATGATCGTCGAGAAGAACCCGACCCTGCTGAGTCTCGTCGAGGCCGGTGCCAAGCCCGGCGCCGTCGCCAGGCACGCCGCCCGCATGATCGAGACGGTGGCGCTCGCGGACCAGATGTACGTGTGGCTGGGCCAGCTCATCGAGGCCGCCGGCAATCCCGGGTTCAAGATCCACGACGGCGACCACTGGGAGGTTCCCGAATCCGCCGATGGCGCCGGTTTCTACGAGGCTCCACGCGGCGCCCTGGGTCACTGGATCAGGATCAAGGGCAAGAAGATCGAGAACTACCAGTGCGTCGTGCCCTCAACCTGGAACGCGTCCCCGAGGGACGAGAACGATGTCCGGGGACAGTACGAGGAGGCCCTCATCGGCGCCCCCGTGCCCGATCCCGAGAACCCCATCAATATCGTTCGGGTGATCCGCTCCTTCGATCCGTGTCTGGCCTGCGCCATTCACATCATCGACCCCGGGACCAACCAGATCCGCAAGTTCAGGATCGGTTAG
- a CDS encoding hydrogenase small subunit, which translates to MTSFRNISRRDFLKFCAGTASILGLSEAAVPRVAKALEGAARKPAVIWLEGQDCAGCTISFINSSHPGTAELVLDTISLRYHESLMAAAGHASEKALRDTIKEGGYVLIVEGSIPAEDPRFCQVGGVNFIDTVKEAAANAAAVIAIGACAAYGGIPGDCPTPGRGMGVGEAMEKGLVPRKPLINVPTCPVHPERMIGTIVYYLLYKKPPPMDKIGRPLVFYDKLIHDNCERRGHFDNGEFLTDWNSSEQRNWCMYLKGCKGPFTYSDCPKRRWSDGLNWCIGCSAVCQGCSEPEFYAGMSPLYDRTKEIRGYKVETIGAVATGVVAVGLAGHFIGQAMTGRLGKGGPPEEGGDN; encoded by the coding sequence ATGACGTCATTCCGGAACATCAGCCGACGCGACTTTTTGAAGTTCTGCGCCGGTACAGCGAGCATTCTGGGCCTTTCCGAGGCAGCCGTCCCACGGGTGGCAAAAGCCCTCGAAGGGGCGGCCAGGAAACCTGCCGTGATCTGGCTGGAAGGTCAGGATTGCGCTGGCTGCACCATCTCGTTTATCAACTCATCTCACCCGGGCACAGCTGAACTCGTGCTCGACACCATCTCGCTCCGATATCACGAATCGCTCATGGCCGCTGCCGGCCATGCGTCCGAGAAAGCCCTTCGCGACACCATTAAAGAAGGGGGCTACGTGCTTATCGTCGAGGGTTCCATCCCGGCCGAAGATCCCAGGTTCTGCCAGGTCGGCGGCGTCAACTTCATTGACACCGTCAAGGAAGCCGCCGCCAACGCTGCGGCTGTTATCGCCATCGGCGCCTGCGCGGCCTACGGCGGCATCCCGGGCGACTGCCCGACCCCCGGACGGGGTATGGGTGTGGGCGAGGCCATGGAAAAGGGCCTGGTTCCCAGGAAGCCTCTCATCAACGTCCCCACCTGCCCGGTCCATCCCGAGAGGATGATCGGGACCATCGTCTATTACCTGCTGTACAAGAAGCCGCCCCCCATGGACAAGATCGGGCGGCCCCTGGTGTTTTACGACAAGCTCATCCACGACAACTGCGAACGCCGAGGCCATTTTGACAACGGCGAGTTCCTCACCGACTGGAACAGCTCCGAGCAGAGGAACTGGTGCATGTACCTCAAAGGGTGCAAGGGCCCCTTCACCTATTCCGACTGCCCCAAGCGACGCTGGAGCGACGGCCTGAACTGGTGCATCGGCTGCAGCGCCGTGTGCCAGGGCTGCTCCGAGCCGGAGTTTTACGCCGGCATGTCTCCGCTTTACGACAGGACCAAGGAGATCAGGGGCTACAAGGTTGAGACCATCGGCGCCGTTGCCACCGGAGTCGTAGCCGTCGGGCTTGCCGGCCACTTCATCGGGCAGGCCATGACCGGCCGGCTCGGTAAGGGCGGACCGCCTGAAGAAGGAGGTGACAACTAA
- a CDS encoding 3',5'-cyclic-nucleotide phosphodiesterase — MRLHILGCAGAEFPKHNMPGFLVDRTVLLDAGTIGLALDFQDQRAIEHIFITHAHLDHIKAIPFFADNLVTRNVEHIVHLHSDPEVIDILRQNVFNGLIWPDFSLIPTPEKPTIKFEPMMVEKTIQLEKHRVTAYHVNHTTPAVGYLVESEKGKRIVYTGDTGPTDNIWKACDEHTLDAVIVEVSFPNSLTDLAIKTGHLTPNLLAREVLKMKNLPLRFFISHSKPSHKEVIYEELAEISREYIEILQDGQIIFL, encoded by the coding sequence ATGCGTTTACACATCCTGGGCTGTGCCGGAGCGGAGTTTCCCAAACACAACATGCCGGGTTTCCTCGTTGACAGGACCGTGCTCCTTGACGCGGGCACCATCGGGCTTGCCCTCGATTTCCAGGACCAGAGAGCCATCGAGCACATTTTCATCACCCACGCCCACCTCGACCACATCAAGGCGATCCCGTTCTTCGCCGACAACCTTGTGACCCGCAACGTGGAGCACATCGTACACCTGCACAGCGATCCGGAAGTCATCGACATCCTCAGGCAGAACGTATTCAACGGACTCATCTGGCCCGATTTTTCCCTCATTCCCACACCGGAAAAGCCCACCATCAAGTTCGAGCCCATGATGGTGGAAAAGACCATCCAGCTCGAAAAGCACCGGGTCACCGCCTACCACGTGAACCACACGACACCGGCCGTGGGTTACCTTGTGGAGAGCGAAAAGGGCAAGAGGATCGTATACACCGGCGACACCGGTCCAACGGATAACATATGGAAGGCGTGCGACGAACACACCCTTGACGCCGTCATTGTCGAGGTTTCCTTTCCCAACAGCCTGACCGACCTGGCCATCAAGACCGGTCATCTGACTCCCAACCTCCTGGCCAGGGAAGTTCTCAAGATGAAAAACCTGCCCCTGCGGTTTTTCATTTCCCACTCCAAACCGTCCCACAAGGAGGTGATCTACGAAGAACTGGCCGAGATCAGCAGGGAATACATCGAGATCCTCCAGGATGGGCAGATCATATTTTTATAA
- a CDS encoding CHASE2 domain-containing protein, whose amino-acid sequence MFERSGKARVYIIPLVIGVLVAAALLLGQLEKFELVTLDLRYPFLSEHIQAPLALVAIDQNSLKEVGVWPWPRTLYASLLGTLADAGAGALLVDIDFSSHGLIKEEDMIFVEAVRTRLPTYLAMHMEMKVNEAGFQILNASIPFPDLADAAAGVASIVFEVDDDGTVRGAPRPIEFGDDIFNPLGLEGARIFEPDVSYNPPPGAMIHITSKMIRDIPIVPFIDVINTNFPEGTFADKVILLGATSQDLRDFWRSPIGIIPGVYLHAAVLETILNDSWVVRTGTELSLVLIFVLSLALGSILGRAGWKGGALTLIIFLAVISGGAMLLLRINIMLEVVPLYLAGLVQYPVQVALHARRTEEVLDLERKRSDAILKMSELEDAEETGQQPYVVPLVLLRQVLGLETVRLFLLQGDLRRDWSEEAVIGNEGIASDDRYINEVIDSGELITTRGDIHSGAHVYVPLKTVRTPMGILFVAGPPEFQATDNDLRLLLSYATQTAYFLESQELAEQMKEEETVRTNLARYLSPQIVEQVIANKMEVNLGGDRKVVTVLFSDIRDFTTLSETMPPDRLVAILNEYFNEMANVIFQYQGSLDKYIGDAMVAVFGSLIELENPVRNAVECAVAMLKLMPKLNEKWARKYDGFTMQIGIGINTGDVFLGNIGSMERMEFTVIGDVVNVSSRFSGLAKPGQLLLTEASAEKVDEYFNLVELDRTNVKGKTEKLRVFDVKYS is encoded by the coding sequence ATGTTTGAACGAAGCGGAAAGGCGAGGGTCTACATCATCCCCCTGGTCATCGGGGTGCTGGTGGCGGCAGCCCTGCTCCTGGGGCAGCTGGAAAAGTTCGAGCTCGTGACCCTGGACCTTCGCTACCCGTTCCTCTCTGAACATATCCAGGCTCCCCTGGCCCTGGTGGCCATCGACCAGAACTCCCTCAAGGAGGTGGGCGTCTGGCCCTGGCCGAGGACCCTTTACGCGTCCTTGTTGGGGACCCTGGCGGATGCCGGGGCCGGTGCCCTCCTCGTGGACATCGATTTTTCTTCCCACGGCCTCATCAAGGAAGAGGACATGATTTTCGTGGAGGCGGTTCGGACGCGGCTTCCCACCTACCTCGCCATGCACATGGAGATGAAGGTCAACGAGGCCGGCTTCCAGATCCTCAATGCTTCCATCCCTTTTCCCGACCTGGCTGACGCCGCGGCGGGAGTTGCCAGCATCGTCTTCGAGGTGGACGACGACGGTACGGTCCGGGGCGCGCCCCGGCCCATCGAGTTCGGTGATGATATTTTCAACCCCCTCGGCCTCGAGGGAGCCCGTATATTCGAACCGGACGTCTCCTACAATCCGCCCCCTGGGGCCATGATCCACATCACCTCGAAAATGATCAGGGATATTCCCATCGTCCCGTTCATCGACGTCATCAACACCAATTTCCCCGAGGGAACCTTCGCCGACAAGGTGATCCTCCTGGGGGCGACATCCCAGGACCTGAGGGATTTCTGGCGCAGCCCCATCGGGATCATCCCGGGTGTCTACCTCCACGCCGCGGTTTTAGAGACGATCCTCAACGATTCGTGGGTGGTCCGCACCGGGACCGAACTCAGCCTCGTGCTCATCTTCGTTCTGAGCCTGGCCCTCGGCTCGATCCTGGGCCGTGCCGGCTGGAAGGGCGGAGCGCTGACACTCATCATCTTCCTGGCGGTCATCTCCGGTGGAGCCATGCTCCTCCTTCGGATCAACATCATGCTCGAGGTGGTCCCTCTCTACCTCGCCGGCCTCGTCCAGTACCCTGTCCAGGTGGCCCTCCACGCGAGGAGGACCGAAGAGGTCCTTGACCTTGAGCGCAAGCGCTCCGACGCCATCCTGAAGATGTCCGAACTGGAGGACGCCGAGGAAACAGGGCAGCAGCCCTACGTCGTCCCCCTCGTCCTGCTCAGGCAGGTGCTGGGTCTCGAGACTGTCCGCCTTTTCCTCCTCCAGGGGGACCTTCGGCGAGATTGGAGTGAAGAGGCTGTCATCGGGAACGAGGGGATCGCCAGCGACGACAGGTACATCAATGAGGTAATCGACAGCGGGGAACTCATCACGACCAGGGGGGACATCCACTCAGGCGCCCACGTGTACGTGCCTCTCAAGACTGTGCGTACCCCCATGGGGATCCTGTTCGTGGCAGGACCACCCGAATTCCAGGCCACCGACAACGATCTGAGGCTCCTTCTGTCCTACGCCACCCAGACCGCCTACTTCCTGGAGTCCCAGGAACTGGCCGAGCAGATGAAAGAGGAGGAGACGGTCCGGACCAACCTGGCACGTTACCTGTCCCCCCAGATCGTCGAACAGGTCATCGCGAACAAGATGGAGGTGAACCTCGGGGGCGATCGAAAGGTGGTCACGGTGCTTTTTTCCGACATCAGGGATTTCACCACCCTCAGCGAGACAATGCCCCCGGACAGGCTGGTGGCCATCCTCAACGAGTATTTCAACGAGATGGCCAACGTCATCTTCCAGTACCAGGGGTCTCTGGACAAGTACATCGGGGATGCGATGGTGGCTGTTTTCGGCAGCCTCATCGAACTGGAAAACCCGGTCAGGAATGCCGTCGAGTGCGCCGTAGCCATGCTGAAGCTCATGCCGAAACTGAACGAAAAATGGGCCCGGAAATATGACGGGTTCACCATGCAGATCGGGATCGGGATCAACACGGGAGACGTCTTCCTCGGGAATATCGGATCCATGGAGCGAATGGAGTTCACCGTGATCGGGGACGTTGTCAACGTCTCGTCCCGTTTCTCCGGCCTCGCGAAGCCCGGCCAACTCCTCCTCACGGAGGCATCGGCCGAAAAGGTGGATGAATATTTCAACCTTGTCGAGCTTGACCGCACCAATGTTAAGGGTAAAACTGAGAAGTTGCGGGTGTTTGATGTAAAATACAGCTGA
- a CDS encoding cyclic nucleotide-binding domain-containing protein: MGHVHIATLKEGEIFGEMALFERLGRSATATALGDTRLLTVDRKKFFAGISRDPTLAFKILEAMSARTRLLNTEYTKLKKQQFESLKAALDLDQVCALILDEARRVVDADNGSVMLIGKDGQTLRIVAAFGTERAEKITLKVGDGIAGKVLASYSTIAINSALSFEELKKATEALTRVVNRLSS, from the coding sequence GTGGGACATGTTCACATCGCCACCTTGAAAGAGGGGGAGATCTTCGGAGAAATGGCCCTGTTCGAGAGGCTCGGGCGTTCGGCCACGGCCACAGCCCTTGGTGACACGCGTCTCCTCACTGTTGACAGGAAGAAGTTCTTCGCCGGCATCAGCCGGGATCCGACCCTCGCTTTCAAAATCCTGGAGGCCATGAGCGCCCGCACGAGGCTTTTGAATACGGAATACACGAAACTGAAGAAACAGCAATTCGAGTCCTTGAAAGCCGCGCTGGACCTGGACCAGGTCTGTGCCCTCATCCTGGATGAGGCGCGGCGGGTCGTTGACGCTGATAACGGGTCGGTCATGCTCATCGGCAAGGACGGCCAGACCCTCCGGATCGTTGCCGCTTTCGGCACGGAGCGCGCGGAGAAGATCACGCTGAAGGTTGGTGACGGCATTGCCGGGAAGGTCCTGGCATCCTACTCCACCATCGCCATCAACAGCGCACTGAGCTTCGAGGAACTTAAGAAGGCCACGGAAGCCCTCACCCGGGTCGTGAACAGGCTGAGCAGCTAA
- a CDS encoding HD domain-containing protein, whose protein sequence is MITQDKLTSIIDLGLELNQVKDLDLLLDRILTEARKFVSADAGSIYTRSGDKLEFTYTQNDTLQKALPTGKKLIYSSFTVPINTRSIAGYAATNGEILNIPDAYEIPEDAPYSFSRDFDKMSRYKTQSILTIPLKTRRNDVIGVLQLINAKNKKGEIVSFLKSLEPMVLHFASIAANAIERANMTRSMILRTIEMARLRDPKETGSHVQRVASYSVAIYEVWAMRRSIPEREIDRDKDILKIASMLHDVGKVAIPDIILKKPDKLNDHEFDLMKQHTWLGAKLFADTFSEYDEASAMIALNHHERWDGSGYPGFIDPGTGKAILGFEGPSGRARGRKADEIPAFGRIVAIADVYDALSSSRAYKDAWDEDRILETMRSETGTHFDPEMMDAFFFSIDVIHNIKERIPDADES, encoded by the coding sequence ATGATAACCCAGGATAAACTCACCAGTATCATCGACCTCGGTCTCGAACTGAACCAGGTCAAGGATCTCGATCTTCTCCTCGACAGGATCCTCACCGAGGCACGTAAATTCGTCAGCGCCGACGCGGGATCGATCTATACCAGGTCCGGCGACAAGCTCGAGTTCACCTACACCCAGAACGACACTCTTCAAAAGGCCCTCCCCACCGGCAAGAAACTCATCTACTCCAGCTTTACAGTCCCGATCAACACACGCTCCATCGCCGGCTATGCTGCTACCAACGGTGAGATCCTGAACATACCCGACGCTTACGAGATCCCCGAAGACGCTCCATACTCTTTCAGCCGGGATTTCGACAAAATGTCCAGATACAAGACCCAGTCGATCCTCACCATCCCCCTCAAAACCAGGCGTAACGACGTCATCGGTGTCCTCCAGCTCATCAACGCGAAGAATAAAAAGGGTGAAATCGTCAGCTTCCTGAAATCTTTGGAACCCATGGTCCTGCATTTTGCCAGTATCGCAGCCAACGCCATCGAACGGGCGAACATGACGCGCTCCATGATCCTGAGGACCATCGAGATGGCGCGGCTGCGCGACCCGAAGGAGACGGGTTCCCATGTCCAGCGGGTTGCTTCATACTCGGTGGCCATCTACGAGGTCTGGGCGATGCGGCGGAGTATTCCGGAACGGGAGATCGACCGCGACAAGGACATCCTCAAGATCGCCTCCATGCTCCACGACGTGGGCAAGGTGGCCATCCCTGACATCATCCTGAAAAAACCGGACAAACTCAACGATCATGAGTTCGACCTCATGAAGCAGCACACGTGGCTCGGAGCGAAACTCTTCGCCGACACGTTCTCCGAATACGACGAAGCTTCGGCAATGATCGCCTTAAACCACCACGAACGCTGGGACGGCAGCGGTTACCCGGGGTTCATTGACCCGGGAACGGGAAAGGCGATCCTGGGGTTCGAAGGCCCCTCGGGCAGGGCACGAGGTCGAAAAGCCGACGAAATTCCTGCCTTCGGACGCATCGTGGCCATCGCCGACGTCTACGACGCGCTCTCCTCATCCAGGGCTTACAAGGACGCCTGGGACGAGGACCGCATCCTTGAGACCATGAGGAGTGAGACGGGGACCCACTTCGATCCGGAAATGATGGACGCATTCTTTTTCAGCATCGACGTCATACACAACATCAAGGAGCGCATCCCGGACGCAGATGAAAGCTGA
- a CDS encoding HAD-IA family hydrolase: MNTEIKAVYFDLGGVYYTEGFRDGLSAIARKYSVGQKEIYDNAIEIIFSNGYLHGRAPEKSFWNDLAAACDIDADMYTERVAILTAFQPDGAMASLVSRLRELLQVGLLTDQTNWLYDLDERDALLPAFDTVVNSYEEGFSKRDPEIFRIACERFALLPHEIAFFDDNPGNVEKGNEFGVRAYLFESAERTETLLRAEGIDLPLAGPTAIDG; this comes from the coding sequence ATGAACACCGAGATCAAAGCCGTTTACTTCGACCTGGGCGGCGTCTACTATACGGAAGGGTTCCGCGATGGGCTCTCCGCCATCGCCCGCAAATACAGTGTGGGGCAGAAGGAGATCTACGACAACGCCATCGAGATCATCTTCTCAAACGGTTATCTCCACGGCCGGGCTCCTGAGAAAAGCTTCTGGAACGACCTTGCCGCCGCATGCGATATCGACGCCGACATGTACACGGAAAGGGTGGCGATCCTCACCGCCTTCCAACCCGACGGCGCGATGGCATCCCTGGTTTCGAGGCTCCGGGAACTGCTCCAGGTCGGCCTGCTCACCGACCAGACCAACTGGCTTTACGATCTGGACGAGCGGGACGCTCTCCTGCCGGCCTTCGACACCGTCGTCAACTCCTACGAGGAAGGGTTTTCCAAGCGCGACCCGGAGATCTTCCGCATCGCCTGTGAGAGGTTTGCCCTTCTCCCCCACGAGATCGCCTTTTTCGACGACAATCCCGGCAACGTCGAAAAGGGGAATGAGTTCGGCGTCCGGGCCTACCTTTTCGAAAGCGCGGAGCGAACAGAGACGCTGCTGAGGGCTGAAGGCATCGACCTGCCGCTCGCCGGACCAACGGCGATCGATGGCTAG